From a single Pseudalkalibacillus hwajinpoensis genomic region:
- the lepB gene encoding signal peptidase I yields the protein MNKERSPLWEWVKAFSIAVVLAIVIREFLITNYVVHGESMMPTIQDGNRLIINKIGYEVSEPDRFDLVVFHANEQEDYIKRVIGLPGDTIEYKNDVLYINGKKLEEPYLERFQKDIFNGNLTENFKLEDKTGKTKVPEGYLFLMGDNRRHSYDSRHIGFVPMDQVVGKVNLRYWPIEEFDFKFQK from the coding sequence ATGAATAAGGAGCGCAGTCCGCTATGGGAATGGGTCAAGGCTTTTTCTATAGCTGTCGTACTGGCGATTGTTATACGTGAATTTCTCATCACAAACTATGTGGTTCACGGTGAGTCCATGATGCCCACGATTCAAGATGGGAATCGGTTAATTATTAATAAAATCGGATATGAAGTTTCTGAACCAGATCGGTTTGACCTCGTTGTTTTTCATGCAAATGAACAAGAGGATTACATTAAAAGAGTGATCGGTCTTCCAGGTGATACAATTGAATATAAAAATGATGTCCTCTATATTAATGGAAAGAAATTAGAAGAGCCATATCTTGAAAGATTTCAAAAAGATATTTTTAATGGTAATCTGACGGAAAATTTTAAACTAGAAGATAAGACAGGAAAAACAAAAGTACCTGAAGGATATTTATTCTTGATGGGAGATAATCGACGTCATAGCTATGATAGTCGGCACATTGGATTTGTCCCGATGGATCAGGTCGTTGGAAAAGTAAATCTCCGTTATTGGCCAATAGAGGAATTTGATTTTAAATTCCAGAAATAA
- a CDS encoding ComEC/Rec2 family competence protein codes for MRYAAILFSSLIILLHMPYDVTAQANEAEIHFIDVGQADSILVTHEGKTMLIDAGDNGDGGAVSTYLKKLGIHQLDYVVATHPHHDHIGGMDTVLKKFEVEKVVMPDVSYPTGHYKALMKVIKKKGISIMTAQKGKKLKLGQQMSVKILSPTKHAEYEDFNDYSAVLQIRHEENTFLLMGDAGIEIEKQLLAGLKEKKMKSDVLKIGHHGANSATTDAFLKAVDPETAVISVGRNNRYHFPDGLVLQRLKGLNISILRTDQDGTVVAKSDGKQIVFLEENKIHPQKKEK; via the coding sequence ATGAGATATGCTGCAATTCTTTTTTCCTCCCTCATTATATTATTACACATGCCCTATGATGTGACAGCTCAAGCAAATGAAGCTGAGATCCATTTTATTGATGTTGGACAGGCGGATAGCATCCTTGTCACTCATGAAGGGAAAACGATGTTAATTGATGCGGGGGATAATGGTGATGGTGGGGCTGTATCCACTTATTTAAAAAAACTTGGTATTCATCAACTTGATTATGTAGTTGCTACCCATCCTCACCACGACCACATTGGTGGAATGGACACCGTACTGAAAAAATTTGAAGTTGAAAAAGTCGTCATGCCTGATGTTTCTTATCCAACAGGTCATTATAAGGCCCTAATGAAAGTGATAAAAAAGAAAGGGATTAGCATAATGACAGCGCAAAAAGGCAAGAAACTGAAGCTAGGTCAGCAAATGTCTGTGAAAATTTTATCACCTACAAAGCATGCCGAATATGAGGATTTTAATGATTACAGCGCTGTCCTACAAATTCGTCATGAAGAAAATACGTTTTTGCTTATGGGTGATGCAGGTATTGAAATTGAAAAGCAGTTGCTGGCAGGTTTGAAAGAAAAGAAAATGAAGTCAGATGTATTGAAAATTGGGCATCATGGAGCTAATTCAGCAACGACGGATGCGTTTCTAAAAGCAGTTGATCCAGAAACCGCCGTTATTTCCGTAGGCAGAAACAATCGTTATCACTTCCCGGATGGGCTTGTGCTCCAACGATTAAAAGGGCTAAACATTTCCATTCTTCGAACAGATCAAGATGGTACAGTTGTT
- a CDS encoding antibiotic biosynthesis monooxygenase family protein, producing MYVVMNELKVPDEAKDMMKQRFGKSAESMKNVEGCIEFMFLEQSAENGKLIVFTKWENEEAYQNWVHSDSFKKAHQEKRESKEKSPASGNELSEFTVVYHT from the coding sequence ATGTATGTTGTAATGAACGAATTAAAAGTTCCTGATGAAGCGAAAGACATGATGAAGCAGCGTTTTGGAAAAAGTGCTGAGAGTATGAAGAATGTAGAAGGGTGTATAGAATTTATGTTTCTGGAACAATCGGCTGAGAATGGTAAACTCATTGTCTTTACGAAGTGGGAGAATGAAGAAGCTTACCAGAATTGGGTGCATTCAGATTCTTTCAAGAAAGCACATCAGGAGAAGCGGGAGTCAAAAGAGAAGTCCCCAGCATCTGGAAACGAATTAAGTGAATTTACAGTAGTGTATCATACGTAA
- a CDS encoding methylated-DNA--[protein]-cysteine S-methyltransferase has protein sequence MEKQVINYGELQSPIGAITVFTSSRGVSRIDFGFAENVLPAADTWYKKHLVKADLVFNPEAIEPIVIQLEEYFNKKRNFFDLNLDMSGTVFQKKVWQSLSEIPYGETRSYRDVAVAIAAPKAVRAIGSANNRNPLPIIVPCHRVIGSNGALVGYGGGVDKKEYLLSLEQQHTMHAALP, from the coding sequence ATGGAGAAACAAGTGATTAATTATGGGGAGTTACAATCACCGATCGGCGCCATAACTGTTTTTACTAGTTCTCGAGGTGTTAGTAGGATTGATTTTGGTTTTGCGGAGAATGTGCTGCCTGCTGCTGATACCTGGTACAAAAAGCATCTTGTAAAAGCAGACCTTGTTTTTAATCCTGAAGCCATTGAACCAATCGTGATTCAGCTTGAAGAATATTTTAACAAAAAAAGAAATTTTTTTGATCTTAATCTCGATATGAGTGGTACTGTTTTTCAGAAAAAAGTATGGCAAAGCCTATCAGAAATCCCATATGGTGAAACCAGATCTTATAGAGACGTAGCTGTCGCCATTGCAGCTCCAAAAGCGGTTCGTGCGATTGGTTCAGCTAATAACCGCAATCCTCTTCCAATCATAGTTCCCTGCCACCGAGTAATTGGAAGCAATGGGGCACTAGTTGGTTATGGTGGAGGCGTTGATAAGAAAGAATATTTATTGTCCCTAGAACAGCAGCATACCATGCATGCCGCTCTCCCGTAA
- the yhbH gene encoding sporulation protein YhbH: MKDKSSKNFVVSQENWSLHRKGYQDQQRHAEKVQDAIHNNLPDLISEENIILSNGRDVIKIPIRSLDEYKIRYNYDKSKHVGQGEGDSQVGDVVARDGSGEKQPGAGKGEGAGDQPGEDYYEAEVSLVELQDILFKELELPDLREKETAEVVKKKVEFNDIRKTGLMGNIDKKRTILTAYKRNAISGKPGISPIYQDDLRFKTWNEEIKRESKAVVLAMMDTSGSMGKWEKYMARSFFFWMSRFLRSKYETVEIEFIAHHTEAKVVTEDDFFSKGESGGTICSSAYRKAIELIDEKYSPARYNIYPFHFSDGDNLTSDNTRCVKLVNQIMKVSNMFGYGEVNAYNRHSTLMSAYKNIHDPKFRNYILKEKKDVYHAMKSFFRKEEVSS, encoded by the coding sequence ATGAAAGACAAGAGTTCCAAAAACTTCGTCGTCTCTCAGGAGAATTGGTCCCTCCACCGAAAAGGCTATCAGGATCAACAACGCCATGCCGAAAAAGTTCAGGATGCGATCCATAACAATCTTCCGGATCTCATCAGTGAAGAGAACATTATTCTTTCCAACGGTCGAGATGTCATTAAAATACCAATTCGCTCTCTGGATGAATATAAAATTCGTTATAACTATGATAAATCTAAACACGTTGGGCAAGGAGAAGGCGATAGCCAGGTGGGAGACGTAGTAGCACGTGATGGTTCTGGAGAGAAGCAGCCGGGTGCTGGCAAGGGTGAAGGAGCAGGCGATCAGCCAGGCGAAGATTACTATGAAGCAGAAGTTTCCCTTGTTGAATTACAAGATATTCTTTTCAAGGAACTTGAACTCCCAGATTTGCGTGAAAAAGAAACAGCTGAAGTCGTAAAGAAAAAAGTTGAGTTTAATGATATCCGAAAAACAGGTTTGATGGGTAACATTGATAAGAAGCGAACCATTCTAACAGCCTATAAACGGAATGCAATTAGTGGAAAACCAGGTATATCTCCAATTTATCAAGACGATCTTCGCTTTAAGACCTGGAATGAGGAAATCAAACGCGAATCAAAAGCTGTTGTTCTCGCAATGATGGATACAAGTGGGTCGATGGGGAAATGGGAGAAGTACATGGCGCGAAGCTTTTTCTTCTGGATGTCTCGTTTTCTGAGGTCCAAATATGAGACGGTTGAAATTGAGTTTATTGCTCACCATACCGAAGCGAAAGTCGTCACAGAAGACGATTTTTTTTCAAAAGGAGAGAGTGGTGGAACCATTTGTTCTTCCGCATATCGTAAAGCGATAGAACTGATTGATGAGAAATACTCTCCAGCACGCTACAACATTTACCCATTTCACTTCTCGGATGGTGATAATCTAACTTCTGACAATACCCGTTGCGTCAAACTTGTGAATCAAATTATGAAGGTTTCCAACATGTTCGGTTATGGAGAGGTAAATGCATATAATCGACATTCTACATTAATGAGTGCTTATAAGAATATCCATGATCCGAAGTTCAGGAATTATATTTTAAAAGAAAAGAAAGACGTTTATCACGCAATGAAAAGTTTCTTCCGAAAAGAAGAAGTTTCATCATAA
- a CDS encoding PrkA family serine protein kinase: MDILRKIQQHRDEERRLKWEGTFGEYLEIIRERPEVAQSAHSRVYNMIKDAGIQEIEGKKSYSFFSEELYGLEEAIERLVEEYFHPAAKRLDVRKRILLLMGPVSGGKSTLVTVLKRGLEKYSHQDSGAVYAIKGCPMHEDPLHLIPHHLRDEFHNEYGIRIEGSLSPLNVMRLEKEYGGRIEDVMVERIFFNEDKRTGIGTFSPSDPKSQDIADLTGSIDFSTIAEFGSESDPRAYRFDGELNKANRGMMEFQEMLKCDEKFLWHLLSLTQEGNFKAGRFALISADELVVAHTNEAEYRSFISNKKNEALHSRIIVMPVPYNLKVSQEERIYEKMIRESDVSDVHIAPHALRVAAIFSILTRLKDTNRQGVDLVKKMRLYDGEIVEGFNQVDVDELQKEHSDEGMSGIDPRYVINRISSTIIRKEVPSINALDVLRSLKDGLDQHASISKEDKERYMNFISIARKEYDEIAKKEVQKAFVYSYEESAKTLMDNYLDNVEAYCNKNKLRDPLTGEEMSPDDKLMRSIEEQIGISENAKKAFREEILIRISAYARKGKKFDYNSHERLREAIQKKLFADLKDVVKITTSSKTPNENQLKKINEVIARLIDEHGYNSISANELLRYVGSLLNR; this comes from the coding sequence ATGGATATCTTACGTAAAATCCAGCAGCATCGAGACGAGGAAAGGCGGCTGAAGTGGGAAGGGACCTTCGGTGAGTATTTAGAAATTATTCGCGAACGACCTGAAGTAGCGCAGTCAGCTCATTCACGTGTTTATAATATGATTAAAGATGCTGGGATCCAGGAAATAGAAGGCAAGAAAAGCTACTCCTTTTTTTCTGAAGAGTTATATGGTCTCGAAGAAGCGATTGAACGATTGGTAGAAGAGTATTTTCATCCAGCGGCAAAACGCTTAGACGTTCGAAAACGAATCCTGTTGTTAATGGGTCCTGTTAGTGGAGGGAAATCCACGCTTGTGACTGTTTTGAAAAGGGGTCTGGAGAAATATTCTCACCAAGATTCCGGAGCCGTCTATGCGATTAAAGGTTGTCCGATGCATGAGGATCCGCTTCATCTGATTCCACACCATTTAAGAGATGAATTCCATAATGAATATGGTATCCGGATTGAAGGAAGTCTTTCACCGCTGAATGTCATGCGACTTGAGAAGGAATACGGAGGAAGAATTGAAGATGTGATGGTTGAGCGTATTTTCTTTAACGAGGATAAAAGGACAGGTATTGGAACGTTTAGTCCTTCTGATCCAAAATCCCAGGACATTGCAGATTTAACTGGAAGCATCGATTTTTCAACGATCGCTGAATTTGGTTCAGAATCTGACCCAAGAGCTTACCGTTTTGACGGTGAATTAAACAAGGCGAACCGTGGAATGATGGAGTTTCAGGAAATGCTGAAGTGTGATGAGAAGTTTCTATGGCATTTACTGTCACTAACGCAAGAAGGAAACTTTAAAGCAGGGCGGTTTGCGCTAATTTCCGCTGATGAATTGGTAGTGGCTCATACGAACGAAGCGGAGTATCGTTCATTCATTTCGAATAAGAAGAATGAAGCACTTCACTCCCGAATTATTGTCATGCCTGTCCCGTACAATCTAAAAGTGAGTCAGGAAGAACGGATCTATGAAAAAATGATTCGTGAGAGTGATGTTTCTGATGTGCATATCGCGCCACATGCTCTGAGGGTAGCTGCTATTTTCTCAATTCTGACAAGGCTTAAAGATACAAATCGCCAGGGTGTTGATCTGGTTAAAAAAATGCGTCTTTATGATGGGGAAATAGTTGAAGGCTTTAACCAGGTTGATGTGGATGAACTGCAGAAAGAGCATTCAGATGAAGGAATGAGCGGGATTGACCCACGTTATGTCATTAACAGAATCTCGTCAACAATCATTCGTAAAGAAGTCCCGTCTATTAATGCACTCGATGTTCTTCGTTCTTTAAAAGATGGTCTGGATCAACATGCATCGATTTCGAAAGAAGATAAAGAACGCTACATGAACTTCATCTCGATTGCTCGAAAAGAATATGATGAAATTGCTAAGAAAGAGGTTCAGAAAGCATTTGTGTATTCATACGAAGAAAGTGCCAAGACGCTCATGGACAATTACCTCGATAATGTGGAAGCCTATTGCAATAAAAACAAGCTTCGTGATCCGCTGACTGGAGAAGAGATGAGTCCGGATGATAAGCTGATGCGATCGATTGAAGAGCAGATCGGTATTTCAGAAAATGCAAAAAAAGCATTCCGAGAAGAAATACTGATTCGCATTTCAGCCTACGCACGGAAAGGGAAGAAATTTGATTACAATTCACACGAACGATTAAGAGAAGCCATCCAGAAAAAACTGTTTGCTGACTTAAAAGACGTTGTGAAAATCACAACTTCTTCTAAGACGCCAAATGAAAATCAATTGAAGAAAATTAACGAGGTGATTGCCCGTCTCATTGATGAACATGGGTATAACTCGATTTCAGCAAACGAACTGCTTCGTTATGTCGGTAGTTTATTAAATCGATAA
- a CDS encoding amidase domain-containing protein: protein MGWGEQLKPFWEEEANRLMNCTGHFRVGLRPAQEEEAANRYIKQCFTREATVLRIKHRGILLGKKDLVSTQFYDYVLHHHYLIKQGKKIYQEERVEKRLAKVKDGELILDRSIEVEGKANQVEISEGIINDNRLKGSYYDRLSAVKYAERWWDDYNPAYHAFDVDCTNYISQCLHAGKAPMRGYPDRTKGWWAQGNNWSYSWSVAHALRWYLSGSKNGLRALEVSHADDLVPGDVICYDFDGDGHWQHTTVVVDHDEKGQPLVNAHTTNSRMRYWAYEDSTAWTPEIKYKFFHIED, encoded by the coding sequence ATGGGGTGGGGAGAACAGCTTAAGCCCTTTTGGGAGGAAGAAGCGAATCGTTTAATGAATTGTACGGGACATTTTAGAGTAGGATTACGACCAGCGCAAGAAGAAGAGGCTGCAAACCGATATATAAAGCAATGTTTCACAAGAGAGGCCACTGTGCTTCGGATAAAACACAGAGGGATACTTCTTGGAAAAAAAGACCTTGTAAGTACGCAGTTCTACGATTATGTTCTTCACCATCACTATCTCATAAAGCAGGGTAAGAAAATCTATCAAGAAGAACGGGTAGAAAAAAGGTTAGCAAAAGTGAAGGATGGAGAACTTATTCTTGATCGGTCGATCGAGGTGGAGGGGAAAGCAAATCAAGTAGAGATAAGTGAAGGCATTATTAACGATAATCGCTTGAAAGGCTCCTATTATGACCGCCTTTCTGCAGTGAAATATGCGGAACGCTGGTGGGATGATTACAATCCTGCTTATCATGCATTTGATGTCGATTGTACGAATTACATTTCTCAATGTTTGCACGCTGGAAAGGCGCCAATGCGGGGGTATCCTGATCGAACAAAGGGATGGTGGGCACAGGGCAATAATTGGAGTTATTCCTGGTCAGTTGCACATGCGCTCCGCTGGTACTTAAGTGGTTCTAAGAACGGTCTTCGAGCACTTGAAGTGTCACATGCTGATGATCTGGTTCCCGGTGATGTCATTTGTTATGACTTTGATGGGGATGGCCACTGGCAGCATACGACAGTTGTAGTGGATCATGATGAGAAAGGACAGCCACTTGTAAATGCGCATACTACAAACAGTCGCATGCGTTACTGGGCTTATGAAGACTCAACAGCATGGACCCCTGAAATAAAGTATAAGTTTTTTCATATTGAAGATTAG
- the trmL gene encoding tRNA (uridine(34)/cytosine(34)/5-carboxymethylaminomethyluridine(34)-2'-O)-methyltransferase TrmL has translation MSLNIVLFQPEIPANTGNIARTCAATNTSLHLIRPLGFSTDDKMLKRAGLDYWQYADVHYYDSLDDFFEKNRDGEYYYITKYGTNTHTDFDYSDENKNTYFVFGRETNGLPDELIQNNKERCLRLPMTEHVRALNLSNTAAIMVYEALRQQSYPGME, from the coding sequence ATGTCTTTAAATATCGTCCTTTTTCAACCTGAAATACCAGCTAATACGGGAAATATTGCTCGTACGTGTGCGGCGACGAATACCAGCCTTCATTTAATTCGTCCACTTGGCTTTTCTACAGATGACAAAATGCTCAAGCGTGCGGGACTTGATTACTGGCAGTATGCTGATGTTCACTATTATGATTCCCTTGACGATTTCTTCGAGAAAAATCGGGATGGGGAGTATTACTATATTACGAAATATGGTACCAATACGCATACTGATTTTGATTACTCGGACGAAAACAAAAACACATATTTTGTTTTCGGGAGAGAAACAAATGGATTGCCAGATGAGTTAATCCAGAATAATAAGGAACGTTGCTTGCGTCTTCCTATGACGGAGCATGTACGTGCGCTGAACCTTTCAAACACAGCAGCGATCATGGTATATGAAGCGCTCAGACAGCAAAGTTATCCTGGTATGGAATAA
- the queG gene encoding tRNA epoxyqueuosine(34) reductase QueG gives MTSAQLKKDIVAYSKSIGIDKIGFAAADPFKTLKERLKRQQELGYQSGFEESDIEKRTEPELLLSGAATILSVAIAYPSKMKDSPRSKRGERRGLFCRASWGVDYHHVLREKLSLLDAYIKSRVPTAKTSSMVDTGELSDRAVAERAGIGFSGKNTMMITEEFGSWVYLGEMITDLFLEPDEPVEEGCGDCNICVDACPTGALIEGGQLNANKCIAFLTQTKGFLPEEYRAKLGNRLYGCDTCQLVCPKNKGKDFHHHPELEPDPEMVKPILIPLLTMSNREFKEKFGKAAGSWRGKKPIQRNAILALAHYKDETSVDTLIELMQKDPRPVIRGTSAWALGKIGGEKAVNALINEQMREKDIDVADEIARGLSMLQNKP, from the coding sequence ATGACAAGTGCACAATTGAAAAAAGACATTGTTGCATACAGTAAAAGCATTGGCATTGATAAAATAGGATTTGCGGCTGCAGATCCATTCAAAACATTGAAAGAGCGACTGAAGCGACAGCAGGAATTGGGCTATCAATCAGGATTTGAAGAGTCTGATATTGAAAAGCGGACTGAGCCTGAGCTTTTGCTTAGTGGTGCGGCAACAATATTATCAGTTGCGATCGCATACCCTTCTAAGATGAAGGATAGTCCGAGAAGCAAGCGTGGCGAACGCAGAGGTCTTTTCTGCAGGGCCTCCTGGGGTGTCGATTATCATCATGTGCTTAGAGAGAAACTCTCCCTTCTTGATGCATATATTAAATCAAGGGTGCCTACAGCCAAAACAAGTTCCATGGTGGACACAGGTGAACTATCTGATAGAGCTGTGGCTGAAAGAGCAGGCATTGGATTCAGCGGTAAGAATACAATGATGATAACCGAAGAATTCGGGTCATGGGTTTATCTTGGAGAAATGATTACAGATCTATTTTTAGAACCGGATGAACCTGTTGAAGAAGGCTGTGGAGATTGTAATATTTGCGTAGATGCCTGTCCAACTGGAGCTCTAATTGAAGGTGGACAGCTTAATGCAAACAAGTGTATTGCATTTCTAACTCAAACAAAAGGGTTTCTTCCAGAAGAGTACCGCGCTAAGCTAGGTAATCGCCTCTATGGTTGCGATACTTGTCAGCTTGTTTGTCCAAAGAATAAGGGAAAGGATTTCCATCACCATCCTGAACTTGAACCGGATCCGGAAATGGTTAAACCGATATTAATTCCTCTGTTAACAATGAGCAATCGGGAGTTTAAAGAAAAATTTGGGAAGGCGGCAGGTTCCTGGCGTGGGAAGAAGCCAATTCAGCGAAATGCGATTCTTGCGCTTGCTCATTATAAGGATGAAACGTCTGTGGACACTTTAATTGAGCTAATGCAGAAAGATCCTCGTCCTGTCATACGTGGTACTTCTGCTTGGGCACTTGGGAAAATTGGAGGAGAAAAGGCTGTTAACGCCCTTATCAATGAGCAAATGAGAGAAAAGGACATTGATGTTGCCGATGAGATAGCGAGAGGCCTGTCAATGCTTCAAAATAAGCCGTAA
- a CDS encoding YczE/YyaS/YitT family protein — MNSFVSRSLIYVGGLFTLALGVVLLINADVGIAPWDALYVALSDQIGFTVGSWVFIVGGVLIFINSLIMMRKPNLAGFIPIVLLGLFVDLLNLKILSFIEVDGIVPRWILFMVGIIIMGLGIAVYLHASLASIPNDELMLALTEQTGWSIGITKTLTEALAFVFAFILNGPIGAGTFVEVLLLGFLVGWFDKLIKKINHSSSSEPVVNHS; from the coding sequence ATGAACAGCTTTGTTTCCAGAAGTCTTATTTATGTTGGTGGATTATTTACACTGGCTCTCGGGGTTGTATTGTTAATCAATGCAGATGTAGGCATCGCTCCATGGGATGCTCTTTATGTTGCCCTTTCTGACCAGATTGGCTTTACCGTTGGATCATGGGTTTTTATTGTAGGCGGAGTTTTAATTTTTATTAACAGTTTGATAATGATGAGAAAGCCAAACCTGGCAGGTTTTATACCAATTGTTCTACTTGGCCTGTTCGTAGACCTTTTAAATTTAAAAATACTTTCATTTATTGAAGTGGATGGAATCGTTCCCAGGTGGATCCTATTCATGGTTGGGATTATTATTATGGGGCTTGGCATTGCAGTTTACTTACATGCTTCTCTCGCTTCTATTCCCAATGATGAATTAATGCTTGCTCTAACGGAACAAACTGGCTGGAGTATTGGTATCACGAAAACCTTAACCGAAGCTCTTGCATTTGTATTTGCGTTTATTTTGAATGGTCCAATTGGAGCAGGGACATTTGTAGAAGTGCTTCTCCTTGGTTTCTTAGTTGGGTGGTTTGATAAACTGATAAAAAAAATAAACCATTCTTCTTCCTCAGAACCAGTAGTCAACCATTCATAG